Proteins encoded by one window of Lepeophtheirus salmonis chromosome 3, UVic_Lsal_1.4, whole genome shotgun sequence:
- the LOC139905024 gene encoding uncharacterized protein: protein MVGVDLENTLVWRTSVVGLLLKRKRRKKNSQKKLGNAEEKDKSIDSKTKISYPSPSAEIVRIDNIVKKRPRGRPPKYQVSVQDNEPDNLKIKLSRKRPSRSTYSKVNYVDCDSSDEGYSESVKESFQDDKVYRKTYKRPAKRRRTTRTSKKAIPSSSPTVESSRASPECVFECLESAIKTATDNYNNSIIVSPVPSKEEPEAISKDLVLPKSSSNVGKEHDSEESSNISEAVTASELPKESSPALSLPILESQTESFVYEKPETQDTISSVVLDENLTSVDNNVSISPESCATLTYSHSPSITKVSESSSQATCDPSASHYVIIQEVNSLVNNIFKPKMSETGMQTSGDYMDQSTNSTVSIGFQTMPREKNSSVLVSKSIQTNISVETNTERPSHIFQSNCSTQSISTSTDISVCTNTNELLHTMHLTGDSEILGHFVNSRAAGENKPKDVLCNSLIGGSKALDVSCTDKVDSEVRGSNILSYIVPKTVNNSTATPCSPSPMEESEPLQPFHLPQEEHPQPSTNETTHEYDLTRSVNSDSDEAITIRELSNNSDEPDSIKTYSRKVLHSSPPSPSMDSFETKIVSESSTSSSSSSDSEQLLGMTTSSFDIVPLNPEMVNLDINEKDLTPSSSENFEKSLSMNEALKDDDEEEKSSTDIREPRSTSLILDDQSSIDPFYPSPSKSQKTKLEGDDDSSSQLALFPKVVLKRLSPEVIDSWCNRLPHFLKGSSSNGQKIEKKGGDGWNNELLVSLTIDCFKDEIYSTGESRVQSPTINTKKLSFFREDVDDSVVPHIPDEDILQASKSLPVYASIKKKKQKRNHT, encoded by the coding sequence gaaaagaagaaaaaaaaactctcaaaaaAAGCTTGGAAATGCTGAAGAGAAGGATAAGTCCATTGACAGTAAAACGAAAATAAGTTATCCTTCTCCCTCAGCAGAAATAGTTCGTATCGATAATATTGTTAAGAAAAGACCGCGTGGTCGTCCACCGAAGTACCAAGTATCTGTTCAAGACAATGAACCTGACAATcttaaaataaagttgagtcGTAAACGTCCATCTCGATCCACTTATTCGAAAGTTAACTATGTTGACTGTGATAGTAGTGATGAAGGTTACTCTGAATCCGTCAAGGAATCCTTCCAAGACGATAAAGTCTATCGCAAAACCTATAAACGACCAGCAAAACGACGACGAACAACAAGAACATCTAAAAAAGCAATCCCTTCCTCCTCGCCAACTGTTGAAAGTAGTAGGGCATCTCCTGAATGTGTTTTTGAGTGCTTAGAGTCTGCAATTAAGACTGCaactgataattataataattccatCATCGTTTCTCCAGTCCCTAGTAAAGAGGAACCTGAAGCAATATCTAAAGACTTAGTATTACCGAAATCGTCGTCGAATGTAGGCAAAGAGCATGACTCCGAAGAGTCTTCAAATATTTCGGAAGCAGTGACTGCTTCTGAACTTCCTAAAGAAAGCTCTCCTGCTCTCAGCCTCCCAATCCTCGAGTCACAAACAGAAAGTTTTGTCTATGAAAAACCGGAAACTCAAGATACTATTAGTAGTGTCGTACTAGATGAAAACTTAACTTCTGTAGATAATAATGTATCAATAAGTCCGGAGTCCTGTGCAACCCTAACTTATTCCCATTCTCCTTCAATTACAAAAGTAAGTGAATCATCATCTCAAGCAACATGTGATCCCTCTGCTTCTCACTATGTCATTATTCAAGAAGTCAATTCTCttgtcaataatatttttaaacccaAAATGAGTGAAACTGGTATGCAAACGAGTGGAGACTACATGGACCAATCCACTAACTCCACTGTGTCTATAGGATTTCAAACCATgcctagagaaaaaaatagtagtGTACTAGTGTCCAAATCCATCCAAACAAACATTTCCGTGGAAACAAATACTGAACGACCATCTCACATATTCCAAAGTAACTGTTCCACTCAATCCATATCTACTTCCACTGACATTTCAGTTTGTACAAACACCAACGAATTGCTACATACAATGCATTTAACAGGCGATTCGGAAATATTGGGTCACTTTGTTAATAGTCGAGCAGCTGGTGAAAATAAACCAAAAGATGTACTCTGCAACTCTCTCATTGGGGGCTCTAAAGCTCTTGATGTCTCGTGCACTGACAAGGTTGATTCCGAGGTCCGTGGTTccaatatattatcatatattgtTCCAAAAACAGTAAATAATTCAACAGCTACACCCTGCAGTCCATCTCCAATGGAAGAGAGTGAACCGCTACAACCTTTTCATCTACCCCAAGAGGAGCATCCTCAGCCTTCTACAAATGAAACAACTCACGAATATGATCTTACAAGATCTGTTAATTCTGATAGTGATGAAGCCATAACTATTAGAGAACTGAGTAATAACTCAGATGAACCAGAttctataaaaacatattcGCGAAAGGTGCTTCATTCTTCTCCTCCTTCTCCGTCTATGGATAGTTTTGAAACTAAAATAGTGAGTGAGTCTTCCACATCTAGTTCAAGTAGTAGTGATAGTGAACAACTTCTTGGTATGACTACATCGTCATTTGATATAGTTCCTTTAAACCCCGAAATGgtaaatttagatattaatgAGAAGGATTTGACTCCCTCCTCATCTGAGAACTTTGAAAAGTCATTATCCATGAATGAAGCTTTAaaagatgatgatgaagaagaaaaaagcagCACAGACATCCGTGAACCTCGATCTACCTCTTTGATACTTGATGATCAATCCTCAATTGACCCATTCTATCCTTCTCCTTCCAAAAGTCAAAAAACAAAGTTAGAAGGGGACGACGACTCCTCGTCTCAACTCGCTCTCTTTCCCAAAGTTGTTCTCAAGAGACTTAGCCCGGAAGTGATTGACTCATGGTGTAATAGACTCCCACACTTTTTGAAGGGGTCCTCTTCTAATGGGCAGAAGATTGAAAAGAAAGGAGGAGATGGGTGGAATAATGAGCTTCTAGTATCCCTTACTATCGATTgttttaaagatgaaatataCTCCACTGGAGAGAGTAGAGTTCAATCTCcaacaataaatacaaaaaagctTTCTTTTTTCCGGGAAGATGTTGATGATTCCGTCGTTCCTCATATTCCGGATGAGGATATACTACAAGCCTCCAAGTCCTTACCTGTATATGCGTCaattaagaagaagaagcaGAAAAGGAATCAtacttaa